One window of the Nicotiana tabacum cultivar K326 chromosome 4, ASM71507v2, whole genome shotgun sequence genome contains the following:
- the LOC142180135 gene encoding secreted RxLR effector protein 161-like, producing MGVLNFFLGLQSKKTPTRTMIHQQKYTKELMKKFNMHLSKSVDTLIAIATKLDLDEKGKSVEHKLYRGMIWSLLYVTTSRPDIVFSIGLCARFQANPKESHLKAIKRILRYLKGTPDLCLWYPRGYSFDLVGYADADYAGFHVDRKSTSGIAHFLGSCLVSWGTKKQNSVALSTTKVEYLAATSFCAQLLWIKQHLRNYGIFVDCVPIFCDNTSAINIAKHSCQHKRTKHIDIRHHFLRDNVEKGNISINFYKTKDQIANIFTKALSRDYF from the coding sequence atgggtgtaCTGAACTTCTTCCTGGGGTTGCAAAGCAAGAAAACACCTACTAGAACCATGATACATCAGCAGAAATACACCAAGGAACTGATGAAGAAATTCAACATGCACTTATCTAAGTCCGTTGACACTCTCATTGCCATTGCAACAAAACTAGACCTTGATGAAAAAGGGAAAAGTGTTGAACATAAACTATATAGAGGAATGATTTGGTCCCTGTTGTACGTCACAACAAGCAGGCCTGACATTGTATTTAGTATAGGATTatgtgcaagatttcaggcaaatcccaaggaatctcacctGAAGGCTATCAAAAGGATACTACGATATCTCAAGGGGACCCCTGACCTCTGTCTATGGTATCCCAGAGGGTATAGCTTTGATCTAGTTGGTtatgctgatgctgactatgcaggttttcATGTTGACAGGAAAAGCACTTCAGGAATAGCTCATTTTCTAGGTTCTTGTTTGGTGTCTTGGGGAACAAagaagcaaaactcagtggccttatccacaaCTAAGGTTGAATATTTGGCAGCAACATCTTTCTGTGCTCAGTTGCTATGGATAAAACAACATCTAAGGAACTATGGTATTTTTGTTGATTGTGTTCCCattttctgtgataacactagtgctataaacATTGCTAAACATTCATGTCAGCACaagagaaccaagcacattgacaTTAGACACCACtttctcagagacaatgttgaaaaggggAATATCTCAATTAACTTTTATAAAACTAAAGATCAAATtgcaaatatttttactaaagctCTGAGTAGGGATTACTTTTAA